The Flavobacteriaceae bacterium 3519-10 genome includes a window with the following:
- a CDS encoding Holliday junction DNA helicase RuvA, translated as MDRHLYFLCKIKVFLFMVKAFANVNQNFIVRIPPQQTTRCAPEIARFCLFKNFIFGYLKKHMIYSLKGNVQELNPTSVIIDVNGVGYYVGVSLQTSEKLVLGKETFLNIQQIIREDAHLLFGFNTISEKELFNLLISVNGVGPVSALIMLSSLSLQEIASAILSGNSLLLQKVKGIGTKTAERIIVDLRDKVQKFNISEGNISNFVNNKVKDEALSALEVLGIPKKMSEKIADRFLKTNADLSVEDLVKQILKNI; from the coding sequence GTGGATAGACATCTTTACTTTCTGTGCAAAATTAAGGTATTTTTATTTATGGTGAAAGCCTTTGCAAATGTGAATCAAAATTTTATAGTTCGGATTCCGCCACAGCAAACCACGCGCTGCGCGCCCGAAATTGCCCGATTTTGTTTGTTTAAAAATTTTATCTTTGGATATCTTAAAAAACACATGATCTACTCACTAAAAGGAAACGTCCAGGAACTGAACCCTACTTCTGTAATTATCGATGTGAACGGTGTTGGCTACTATGTCGGCGTCAGTTTGCAGACTTCTGAAAAACTCGTTTTAGGCAAAGAAACGTTTCTTAACATCCAACAGATTATCCGCGAAGACGCTCACCTGCTCTTTGGTTTTAACACAATTTCCGAAAAAGAACTGTTTAACCTGTTAATTTCTGTTAACGGCGTCGGACCCGTTTCTGCCCTCATTATGCTGTCTTCGCTCAGCCTTCAGGAGATCGCTTCGGCCATCCTCAGCGGCAATAGTTTGCTGTTGCAGAAAGTGAAGGGTATCGGCACCAAAACAGCCGAGCGCATCATCGTCGATCTGCGGGATAAAGTGCAGAAATTCAATATTTCCGAGGGAAATATTTCTAACTTTGTGAATAATAAAGTGAAGGACGAAGCGTTATCTGCATTAGAGGTTTTGGGCATCCCCAAAAAAATGAGTGAGAAGATTGCCGACCGTTTCCTTAAGACCAATGCCGACCTTTCCGTAGAAGATTTAGTGAAGCAAATTTTAAAAAATATTTAA
- a CDS encoding Inosine-5'-monophosphate dehydrogenase, translating into MSIHNKIVETAITFDDVLLIPSYSEVLPNQVSLKSRLSDKITLNAPIVSAAMDTVTEAEMAIAMARVGGIGFIHKNMPIEEQAAQVYRVKRSENGMISDPVTLSKDHTLMEAKEMMANFKISGLPVVDADNKLIGIITNRDVKYQENLSAKVEELMTKDKLITSDKATNLEQAKQILLKNRVEKLPIVDSEFKLVGLITIKDIDNQLEYPNANKDANGRLIVGAGVGVGEDTMDRVAALVEAGVDIIAVDSAHGHSKGVLDKIVELRKNFPELDIVGGNIVTAEAAKDLIEAGANILKVGVGPGSICTTRVVAGVGVPQLSAIYNVFEYAKSKNVAVIADGGIKLSGDIVKALASGANAVMLGSLLAGTDEAPGEEIIFQGRKFKAYQGMGSLSAMRRGGKERYFQSEAKKFVPEGIEGRVPHKGKLEEVVFQLTGGIRAGMGYCGTKDIDTLQREGKMVMITGSGLKESHPHDVIITQEAPNYSL; encoded by the coding sequence ATGTCTATCCACAACAAAATCGTAGAAACTGCCATTACTTTCGATGACGTTCTCTTAATCCCTTCTTACTCAGAAGTTCTGCCTAACCAGGTATCCCTAAAATCCAGACTTTCCGATAAAATTACGCTCAACGCACCCATTGTATCCGCTGCGATGGATACGGTTACCGAAGCTGAAATGGCAATTGCTATGGCACGGGTCGGTGGCATTGGTTTCATCCATAAAAATATGCCGATTGAGGAGCAGGCTGCACAGGTTTATAGGGTTAAACGTTCAGAAAACGGAATGATCTCGGATCCTGTCACCCTTTCTAAAGACCATACTTTAATGGAGGCGAAAGAGATGATGGCCAACTTTAAAATCTCTGGGCTTCCGGTAGTGGATGCTGACAACAAACTCATCGGCATCATCACCAACCGCGATGTAAAATATCAGGAAAACCTCAGCGCAAAAGTAGAAGAGCTGATGACCAAAGACAAACTCATCACCTCCGATAAAGCAACCAACCTCGAACAGGCGAAGCAGATCCTCCTTAAAAACCGGGTGGAAAAACTACCGATTGTGGACAGTGAATTCAAGCTCGTCGGTTTAATTACGATAAAAGATATTGACAATCAATTAGAATATCCGAATGCAAACAAAGATGCAAATGGCCGCCTCATCGTGGGCGCAGGTGTAGGCGTTGGCGAAGATACCATGGACCGTGTTGCGGCATTAGTAGAAGCCGGCGTGGATATTATCGCGGTAGATTCGGCGCACGGACACTCAAAAGGCGTACTTGATAAAATTGTTGAACTCCGCAAAAACTTCCCTGAACTCGACATCGTTGGCGGAAATATCGTTACGGCGGAAGCCGCGAAAGATTTAATTGAAGCCGGTGCAAACATCCTAAAAGTCGGTGTTGGTCCGGGTTCGATCTGTACGACCCGTGTTGTGGCAGGCGTAGGTGTTCCTCAACTGTCAGCGATCTACAATGTTTTCGAATATGCCAAATCGAAGAATGTCGCGGTGATTGCAGATGGCGGAATTAAACTTTCCGGAGACATCGTGAAAGCTTTGGCTTCAGGTGCAAATGCAGTGATGCTGGGTTCACTTTTAGCCGGAACCGATGAGGCGCCGGGCGAAGAAATTATATTTCAGGGCCGAAAATTTAAGGCGTATCAGGGTATGGGTTCACTTTCAGCGATGCGTCGCGGTGGAAAAGAAAGATATTTCCAGAGCGAAGCCAAGAAATTTGTTCCTGAAGGAATTGAAGGCCGTGTTCCGCACAAAGGAAAACTCGAAGAAGTGGTTTTTCAGCTCACAGGCGGCATCCGCGCTGGTATGGGATATTGTGGCACAAAAGATATCGACACCCTTCAGCGTGAAGGAAAAATGGTGATGATTACTGGCAGTGGTCTTAAAGAATCGCATCCGCACGACGTAATTATCACGCAGGAAGCACCCAACTATTCGCTATAG
- a CDS encoding microcystin dependent protein, translating to MRNCIVRNLSTSKLKTMKKFILSLTVLLSVTNLKAQAEPYLGQIAFVAFTFAPKGWAECNGQLLPISQNTALFSLLGTTYGGNGQTTFALPDMRGRVLIHNGQGNGLSNYELGQTGGTENHTLTIAEMPQHIHNVNAVSAEGNQNVPTGNLPANTKALDKEYADSTANTTMNLGMISPAGGSQPHENR from the coding sequence ATGCGTAATTGCATTGTACGGAATTTATCCACCTCAAAACTAAAAACCATGAAAAAATTTATCTTATCGCTAACTGTTCTGCTGTCAGTAACCAATTTGAAAGCGCAGGCAGAACCTTATTTGGGTCAGATTGCGTTTGTAGCGTTTACCTTCGCTCCGAAAGGATGGGCAGAGTGCAACGGCCAGCTATTGCCGATCAGCCAGAACACCGCGTTATTTTCACTTTTGGGTACTACCTATGGTGGCAACGGCCAGACAACCTTTGCATTACCCGATATGCGCGGACGCGTCTTGATACACAACGGCCAGGGCAACGGCCTTTCGAATTATGAGTTAGGGCAGACCGGAGGCACGGAAAATCATACGCTTACCATTGCCGAAATGCCGCAACATATCCATAACGTAAATGCGGTGTCGGCAGAAGGAAACCAGAATGTACCCACCGGAAATCTGCCCGCAAATACCAAAGCGTTGGATAAAGAATATGCTGACTCCACCGCAAATACAACCATGAACCTCGGCATGATAAGCCCGGCAGGCGGAAGCCAGCCTCATGAAAACCGGTAA
- a CDS encoding probable nitrite reductase, whose product MKQILTSFALALLTLQACKQNSTEGSASTENAMDIKVSGETETQTKLNPPMVPAPIGDRAAKKVIVHLESTEEEGVLADGVTYKFWTFNSTVPGSFIRVRVGDEVELHLKNASNSVMPHNIDLHAVNGPGGGAEATNVAPGKTAIFNFKALNPGLYVYHCAAAPVPLHIANGMYGLILVEPAGGLPKVDREYYIMQGEFYTKGKTDEKGLQEFDQDKGVDENPTYVVFNGKKNALMGDKMLEAKVGETVRIFVGNGGPNLASSFHVIGEIFDRVYMEGGSKINENVQTTLIPAGGAAIVEFKVEVPGEYVIVDHSIFRAFNKGAIGKLKVTGEENQKVFHKVQ is encoded by the coding sequence ATGAAACAGATTCTCACTTCTTTTGCACTCGCCCTACTTACCTTACAGGCATGCAAACAGAATTCAACCGAAGGCTCCGCATCCACCGAAAATGCAATGGACATCAAAGTAAGCGGCGAAACTGAAACTCAAACAAAACTCAATCCACCCATGGTTCCCGCGCCAATCGGTGACAGGGCAGCAAAAAAAGTAATCGTTCACCTGGAATCTACTGAAGAAGAAGGCGTACTTGCGGATGGCGTTACCTATAAATTCTGGACTTTCAACAGTACTGTTCCGGGATCTTTTATCCGGGTTAGAGTGGGTGATGAAGTGGAACTTCACCTTAAAAATGCAAGTAACAGTGTAATGCCTCACAATATTGACCTTCACGCCGTGAACGGTCCTGGTGGTGGCGCAGAAGCGACTAACGTTGCACCCGGAAAGACTGCAATTTTTAATTTCAAAGCACTTAACCCAGGACTTTATGTGTACCACTGTGCCGCGGCACCGGTTCCGTTACACATCGCAAACGGTATGTACGGACTTATCTTAGTTGAGCCTGCAGGTGGTTTACCTAAAGTTGACCGTGAGTATTACATTATGCAGGGTGAATTTTACACCAAAGGCAAAACAGACGAAAAAGGACTTCAGGAATTCGATCAGGATAAAGGTGTTGACGAAAACCCAACTTATGTAGTATTCAACGGGAAGAAAAATGCTTTAATGGGCGACAAAATGCTTGAAGCTAAAGTAGGAGAAACCGTAAGAATCTTTGTAGGAAACGGTGGACCAAACCTTGCCTCTTCATTCCACGTAATCGGTGAGATTTTCGACCGTGTTTATATGGAAGGCGGCAGCAAAATTAACGAGAACGTACAAACTACATTGATTCCTGCAGGCGGTGCCGCAATTGTGGAATTCAAAGTGGAAGTTCCCGGCGAATATGTAATCGTGGATCACTCAATCTTCAGAGCATTCAATAAAGGTGCAATCGGCAAACTGAAAGTTACCGGTGAAGAGAACCAAAAAGTTTTCCATAAAGTTCAGTAA
- a CDS encoding phage tail collar domain protein — translation MKKLYHAVLVAWMPFVAPLAAQDNFVGQIMFVPYNFSPQGWHNCDGSLLSISENEVLFTLIGTTYGGDGQTTFAVPDMRGRVMIDDGQGNTLSSFTLGQMSGTETVQLTQAQMPAHSHTVNAVSGAGTSESPTSHLPANTGILDKEYSNQPLTSTMKMGMLSAAGGSQPHNNIQPYLTMKCVIALYGIYPPQN, via the coding sequence ATGAAAAAACTTTATCATGCCGTGCTGGTCGCGTGGATGCCTTTCGTGGCTCCGCTGGCAGCGCAAGACAATTTTGTAGGGCAAATTATGTTTGTGCCTTACAACTTCTCGCCTCAGGGATGGCACAACTGCGACGGATCGCTGTTGTCTATCAGTGAGAATGAGGTGCTGTTCACATTAATAGGAACCACCTACGGCGGCGACGGCCAAACTACTTTTGCAGTGCCCGATATGCGCGGACGGGTTATGATTGATGACGGACAGGGTAATACGCTGAGTTCTTTCACTCTTGGGCAAATGAGCGGTACCGAAACCGTGCAGCTCACCCAGGCCCAAATGCCGGCGCATTCGCATACTGTAAATGCGGTCAGTGGAGCAGGCACCAGCGAGTCTCCTACATCGCACCTGCCCGCCAATACTGGCATTCTTGACAAAGAGTACAGCAACCAGCCATTAACTTCAACGATGAAAATGGGTATGCTTTCAGCGGCAGGCGGCAGCCAGCCCCATAACAACATCCAGCCGTATTTAACCATGAAATGCGTAATTGCATTGTACGGAATTTATCCACCTCAAAACTAA
- a CDS encoding Probable signal peptide protein, translating into MQVFLKTILFLGGFFLIFQSCGEAAEPISTVFASPEKEAKINPTVKMVVIKGGEYQPFYGEDSSLVEVKDFLLDERPVTNAEYLDFVKKNPQWKRSKAKAIFADETYLQNWQDDETLPKGADPDAAVTFVSWFAAKAYAESAGKRLPTIDEWEYVAMADEESANGRDKPEYSSKLINLYNEKDRQTRKTKLSEPNYWGVYNMFDLVWEWTDDFNSIMTTSDTRSGTFDDKGLFCAAAATTSTDALNYASYMRYAFRASLKANFTVANLGFRCARDLKTTSK; encoded by the coding sequence GTGCAAGTATTCTTAAAGACAATTTTATTTCTCGGCGGTTTCTTTTTAATTTTTCAAAGTTGCGGCGAAGCGGCCGAGCCCATATCCACAGTTTTTGCCTCGCCTGAAAAGGAAGCGAAAATTAATCCCACCGTGAAAATGGTGGTCATAAAAGGCGGTGAATACCAGCCTTTTTATGGTGAAGACAGCTCGCTCGTAGAAGTGAAAGACTTTCTGCTTGACGAAAGACCCGTGACCAACGCAGAATACCTCGATTTTGTAAAGAAAAATCCGCAGTGGAAACGCAGCAAGGCGAAAGCCATATTTGCTGACGAAACCTATCTGCAGAATTGGCAGGACGATGAAACGTTGCCGAAAGGTGCAGATCCGGACGCGGCGGTAACATTCGTATCTTGGTTTGCGGCGAAAGCTTACGCAGAAAGTGCCGGAAAAAGACTTCCGACAATCGACGAATGGGAATATGTGGCGATGGCAGACGAAGAATCTGCTAACGGACGCGATAAACCCGAATATTCTTCGAAACTGATTAATCTGTACAACGAAAAAGATCGTCAAACGCGTAAAACCAAACTTTCAGAACCCAATTACTGGGGCGTTTACAACATGTTTGATCTGGTTTGGGAATGGACGGATGATTTTAATTCAATCATGACGACCAGCGACACCCGCAGCGGAACTTTTGATGACAAAGGTCTTTTCTGTGCGGCAGCGGCAACCACTTCCACAGATGCGCTCAATTACGCGTCGTACATGCGGTACGCGTTCCGGGCGAGTCTTAAAGCTAATTTTACGGTTGCTAATCTGGGCTTCAGATGTGCCAGAGATTTAAAAACTACTTCAAAATGA
- a CDS encoding VcbS, whose product MIKKLLFSCLLAAAAVPSAAQSLDATFGNGGTRIYNDLGSFYDAEVAADGKIILPGNYYANDVSALLVRFNTDGTLDTGFSGDGKYEINQFSDPNYYEEFYNARVLPDGKLLVMYYYEFDNGTTDFSSSKLMRFNANGTVDNTFNSPATTGGNYYESFEVLPNGKILAVGNNALHRLMPNGALDTSYGTNGVRPLNFEFWQIYVTPQGIFFQDYVENRMVKMPNEDSSVFTYYDVNSSFNYKLKHGFLYLQVYDGQEKIIKLDQTLQPVASFGSAGVFTVPVGMYFVLSEVQENGSILSVTRTYNPGTGNTAVDIVRINPNGTLDLTFGNQGTFTQNYDGEYWSYSFYHPTQKKLYVWNEIDNSMDMLVSRFNLPQEQLAVADSAAKTTVRVLQNPVSDILKLSAKLDNAQVYSAAGGKTAVEFSGDQVSVANLRTGLYLVSGKDAQGNTVTLKFVKN is encoded by the coding sequence ATGATTAAAAAATTACTCTTTTCATGTTTGTTGGCAGCTGCCGCGGTGCCAAGTGCAGCGCAGTCTTTAGATGCTACATTTGGTAATGGCGGAACACGCATTTATAATGACCTCGGAAGTTTTTATGATGCTGAAGTTGCGGCAGACGGTAAAATCATCTTGCCCGGAAATTATTACGCTAACGATGTCTCGGCACTGCTGGTACGGTTCAACACGGACGGAACGCTTGATACGGGTTTCAGTGGCGACGGAAAATACGAGATCAACCAGTTTTCCGACCCCAATTATTATGAGGAATTTTATAATGCACGCGTGCTTCCCGACGGAAAACTTCTCGTGATGTATTATTATGAGTTCGATAATGGAACCACCGATTTCTCGAGTTCAAAACTAATGCGCTTCAATGCGAACGGAACGGTGGACAACACCTTTAACAGCCCTGCAACCACCGGCGGCAACTATTATGAAAGTTTCGAGGTGTTGCCAAACGGAAAAATCTTAGCAGTAGGCAACAACGCCCTGCACAGGCTGATGCCAAACGGTGCGCTAGATACTTCATACGGCACGAATGGCGTGCGGCCTTTGAATTTCGAATTCTGGCAAATATATGTTACCCCACAAGGTATTTTCTTTCAGGATTATGTTGAAAACCGAATGGTTAAAATGCCCAACGAAGATTCTTCAGTTTTCACCTACTATGATGTAAACTCCAGTTTCAATTACAAACTAAAGCATGGCTTCCTTTATCTCCAGGTTTATGACGGACAGGAAAAAATAATTAAACTCGACCAAACCCTGCAGCCTGTGGCATCATTCGGTTCCGCGGGAGTATTCACGGTTCCTGTGGGTATGTACTTTGTGCTGTCTGAAGTTCAGGAAAACGGAAGTATTCTGTCTGTTACAAGAACCTACAATCCAGGTACCGGCAACACCGCGGTAGACATTGTAAGAATCAATCCTAACGGCACACTCGATCTTACTTTTGGTAATCAGGGCACATTTACGCAAAATTATGACGGAGAATATTGGAGCTACAGTTTCTATCACCCCACGCAGAAAAAACTGTACGTGTGGAATGAAATAGACAACTCAATGGATATGCTTGTAAGCCGCTTCAACCTCCCTCAGGAACAGTTAGCGGTGGCTGACAGTGCTGCAAAAACAACCGTACGCGTACTTCAGAATCCTGTTTCAGACATATTGAAGTTATCCGCGAAACTGGATAACGCGCAGGTGTACAGCGCGGCCGGCGGTAAGACAGCTGTTGAGTTCAGCGGTGATCAGGTATCTGTAGCGAATCTGCGGACCGGTCTGTATCTCGTGTCAGGCAAAGATGCCCAGGGTAATACGGTCACACTTAAATTTGTTAAAAACTAA
- a CDS encoding Uncharacterized secreted protein of SCO1/SenC/PrrC family has protein sequence MCQRFKNYFKMKNLMLIFFSLVMIFSCKENDTKPVKDEEHGNSIFLLDSKWQNQDAKELQLKDLKGKNLVVVMIFTSCQTACPLLVADMKRVESKIDKNVLKNTSLVLVSIDPENDTPAVLKKFAQKENIDREPYTFLRGDLESTRELANVLAVKYKEITPIVFSHSNIISVFDKNGEMVSQAEGTIKAEAIAKAVNALK, from the coding sequence ATGTGCCAGAGATTTAAAAACTACTTCAAAATGAAAAATTTAATGCTGATATTTTTTTCTTTGGTGATGATTTTTTCATGTAAAGAAAACGACACAAAGCCGGTAAAAGACGAAGAGCACGGCAATTCAATATTCCTGCTCGACTCTAAATGGCAGAATCAGGATGCAAAAGAACTTCAGCTTAAAGATCTGAAAGGCAAAAATCTGGTTGTGGTGATGATCTTCACGAGTTGCCAAACGGCATGCCCACTTTTGGTTGCAGATATGAAAAGAGTTGAATCGAAAATTGACAAAAACGTGCTGAAAAACACTTCCCTTGTTCTTGTTTCAATCGATCCTGAGAACGATACGCCCGCTGTTCTGAAGAAGTTTGCGCAGAAAGAAAACATCGATCGTGAACCTTATACTTTTCTTCGCGGCGATCTGGAATCTACGCGTGAGCTTGCCAACGTACTGGCAGTAAAATACAAAGAAATCACTCCGATTGTATTTTCACATTCAAATATCATCAGCGTGTTCGATAAGAACGGCGAAATGGTAAGCCAGGCCGAAGGAACCATAAAAGCAGAAGCCATCGCGAAAGCGGTTAATGCTTTGAAGTAA